In Tachypleus tridentatus isolate NWPU-2018 chromosome 7, ASM421037v1, whole genome shotgun sequence, a genomic segment contains:
- the LOC143257823 gene encoding uncharacterized protein LOC143257823, whose translation MDAPSRPSISHIIAKFDEHGTLHNMRKGRSGRKRSSTSPTREQEVIDNVLNSPRKSVRQLSRETGIPKSSVHRILKRSQFKSFIPSLVHALNEDDPDRRVEFCEWYHARCAGDDEFPLKIVWSDEATFKLNGSINRHNCTYWATENPHVTEEHHLNLPVVTVWCGLSARDSSDHSFSKTP comes from the coding sequence ATGGATGCGCCATCTCGCCCCAGCATTTCACATATCATCGCCAAGTTTGATGAACACGGAACTCTCCACAATATGAGAAAGGGTCGCTCCGGTCGAAAAAGATCATCAACAAGCCCAACAAGAGAGCAAGAGGTCATTGATAATGTTCTGAATTCTCCAAGAAAATCAGTGCGCCAACTGTCTCGTGAAACAGGTATCCCTAAATCCAGCGTTCATCGCATTTTGAAGCGTTCCCAATTCAAAAGTTTCATCCCATCCCTTGTTCACGCTCTGAATGAAGATGACCCTGATCGAAGGGTTGAGTTCTGTGAATGGTATCATGCTAGATGTGCAGGCGATGATGAATTTCcactcaaaattgtttggagtGACGAAGCAACGTTTAAGCTGAATGGCTCAATAAATCGACATAACTGCACCTACTGGGCAACAGAAAATCCACATGTTACAGAGGAACATCACTTGAATTTGCCTGTAGTGACTGTGTGGTGTGGTCTGTCCGCTAGGGACTCATCGGACCATTCTTTTTCCAAGACACCGTAA